One segment of Leeia aquatica DNA contains the following:
- the glpD gene encoding glycerol-3-phosphate dehydrogenase, giving the protein MQDVLDLVIIGGGINGVGIARDAAGRGLSVLLCEQDDLAQHTSSASTKLIHGGLRYLEYYEFSLVRKALQEREVLLRAAPHIIWPLRFVMPHDQHLRPAWLIRAGLFLYDHLARRELLPGSTSVKLARHPAGKPLHDRFQKGFIYSDGWVQDARLVVLNAMDAARRGAEILTRTRCVAAARVNGVWEVELQCPDGSTRRVKARALVNAAGPWVGQVLKSAIGVQAERSVRLVKGSHIVVPKLFEHDHAYIFQNPDKRIIFAIPYETDFTLIGTTDVEYKGDAAKVAIDQDEVSYLCDMAGRYFKQQITPGDVVWHYSGVRPLLDDESASAASVTRDYSLELDADHGEPPLLSVFGGKITTFRKLAEEAVERLQPLLNSTARSWTANAVLPGGDLPAGGIAVYARQLQEACPSLPAAMLARYARTYGSCSTTILSDIQLGGVMAEEVLPGVYAAELHYLVRQEWACTAEDILWRRSKLGLHLPADAATRLEAWLHQHRDGLLNK; this is encoded by the coding sequence ATGCAGGATGTGTTGGACTTGGTCATCATCGGTGGCGGCATCAATGGTGTCGGCATCGCGCGGGATGCGGCAGGACGCGGCCTCTCCGTGTTGCTTTGCGAGCAGGATGATCTGGCACAACATACCTCGTCAGCCAGCACCAAGCTGATCCATGGCGGTTTGCGCTATCTGGAGTACTACGAATTTTCTCTGGTACGCAAGGCCTTGCAGGAGCGTGAAGTGTTGCTGCGTGCCGCCCCGCACATCATCTGGCCGCTGCGCTTTGTCATGCCACATGATCAGCACTTGCGCCCGGCGTGGCTGATCCGAGCCGGTTTGTTTCTTTACGATCATCTGGCGCGGCGTGAATTACTGCCTGGCTCCACCTCGGTCAAGCTGGCCCGGCATCCGGCGGGCAAGCCCTTGCATGATCGCTTCCAGAAAGGCTTCATCTATTCGGATGGCTGGGTGCAGGATGCCCGGCTGGTGGTGCTCAATGCCATGGATGCGGCGCGTCGTGGCGCGGAGATCCTCACTCGAACCCGCTGCGTAGCGGCCGCACGGGTCAATGGTGTGTGGGAGGTCGAGCTGCAATGTCCGGATGGCAGTACGCGCCGGGTCAAGGCGCGTGCACTGGTCAATGCGGCGGGGCCGTGGGTCGGGCAGGTGCTGAAAAGCGCCATCGGCGTGCAGGCTGAGCGTTCGGTGCGTCTGGTCAAAGGGAGCCACATTGTGGTGCCCAAGCTGTTTGAGCATGATCATGCTTACATTTTCCAGAACCCGGACAAGCGCATCATCTTTGCCATACCGTATGAAACGGATTTCACCCTGATTGGCACCACTGATGTGGAGTACAAGGGGGATGCCGCCAAGGTGGCGATTGATCAGGACGAAGTGTCCTATCTGTGCGACATGGCCGGGCGTTATTTCAAGCAACAGATTACCCCGGGCGATGTGGTGTGGCACTACTCCGGCGTGCGGCCTTTGCTGGACGACGAATCCGCCAGCGCGGCCAGTGTCACGCGTGACTACTCGCTGGAGCTGGATGCCGACCATGGCGAGCCGCCGTTGCTGTCCGTGTTTGGCGGCAAGATCACCACCTTCCGCAAGTTGGCGGAAGAAGCGGTGGAGCGCCTGCAGCCGCTGCTGAACAGCACCGCCCGCTCCTGGACTGCGAATGCGGTACTGCCAGGTGGCGACCTGCCTGCTGGGGGAATCGCCGTATACGCCCGACAGCTGCAAGAGGCATGCCCGTCTTTGCCTGCCGCCATGCTGGCCCGTTATGCCCGCACCTATGGTAGTTGCAGTACGACCATCCTGTCCGACATCCAGCTGGGCGGGGTCATGGCCGAGGAAGTCCTTCCTGGGGTTTATGCGGCGGAGCTGCATTATCTGGTGCGGCAGGAATGGGCCTGTACAGCGGAAGACATCCTGTGGCGTCGCAGCAAGCTGGGATTGCATTTGCCTGCGGATGCCGCAACACGTCTGGAAGCATGGCTGCACCAGCATCGTGATGGCTTGCTGAACAAGTGA
- a CDS encoding HDOD domain-containing protein yields the protein MNIDAVFEKTHLLPTIPRVVQELIDSFNQEDIEIGSIAKRVAVDQVLTAKVLRLANSAHYGSTRQIGSVDDAVVVLGFNSLRTLVIASGITGAFSQMPGFDRDRFWQHSLHVASIAKWLARHGTMKLNGEIAFTAGLMHGIGQLLLHIVLPKESATLQKTSNIGTPAARVDLEQATMGIDHCEVGTELARRWNFPDDIQRAIAHYAQPEQLKPMHPYAALIHLAVFLATLLENDGGEEEVEEGFPAEAASPFSFTPEMLCAALPELKELSTAMDSLI from the coding sequence ATGAACATCGACGCGGTATTCGAAAAAACCCACCTGCTGCCGACCATCCCGCGCGTGGTGCAGGAACTGATCGACAGCTTCAATCAGGAAGACATCGAAATTGGCAGTATCGCCAAGCGGGTGGCGGTGGATCAGGTGCTGACCGCCAAGGTGTTACGGCTGGCCAATTCGGCACACTATGGCTCCACCCGACAGATCGGCTCTGTGGATGATGCCGTTGTCGTACTGGGCTTCAACAGTTTGCGAACATTGGTGATTGCATCCGGTATTACCGGTGCCTTTTCCCAGATGCCCGGGTTTGACCGCGATCGCTTCTGGCAACATTCACTGCATGTTGCCAGCATCGCCAAGTGGCTGGCCCGGCATGGCACCATGAAACTCAATGGCGAGATTGCCTTTACTGCAGGCCTGATGCATGGCATTGGTCAGTTGCTGCTGCACATCGTGCTGCCCAAGGAATCCGCCACGCTGCAAAAAACCTCGAACATCGGCACCCCGGCCGCCCGTGTCGACCTTGAGCAAGCCACCATGGGCATTGACCACTGTGAGGTGGGCACCGAGCTGGCCCGGCGCTGGAACTTCCCGGATGATATCCAGCGTGCCATCGCGCACTATGCTCAACCGGAACAGCTGAAACCCATGCACCCGTATGCGGCCTTGATTCATCTGGCCGTATTTCTGGCGACGCTGCTGGAAAATGATGGCGGAGAGGAAGAGGTCGAAGAGGGGTTCCCGGCTGAAGCCGCTTCTCCCTTCAGTTTCACACCGGAGATGCTGTGTGCCGCCCTGCCCGAGCTCAAAGAGCTCAGTACGGCGATGGATTCACTGATCTGA
- the glpK gene encoding glycerol kinase GlpK codes for MRYVLALDQGTTSSRSILFDEQANIVATAQQEFPQIFPHSGWVEHDPEAIWQSQLHTLRSVLHKAGVSAAQVASIGITNQRETTVVWDRQTGYPIYNAIVWQDRRTADHCEQLRQAGHEALFRERTGLVLDPYFSGTKLAWLLDHVPGARAQAQAGKLAFGTIDSWLTWRLSGGRSHVTDVSNASRTLMFDIHRGCWDDDLLALLNIPRGMLPEVRPSCAPMGVLDVSLLGTAVPIGGMAGDQQAALFGQGCHQPGMAKNTYGTGCFMLLQTGSEARVSTHGLLTTAAAQFGDQPHYALEGSVFMGGAVVQWLRDGLGIIEHAAEIESLANSVPDSGGVYLVPAFTGLGAPHWDPHARGGLLGLSRGTNRAHIARAALEAIAFQSAELLLAMQADASQPVTELRVDGGAAANATLLQFQADLLGIPVLRPKVLETTALGAAYLAGLQAGVWQGLDELQSQWQLDHRFEPRMSRDEAQQRLAGWLKAVGRVGAWAT; via the coding sequence ATGCGTTATGTGCTTGCCCTGGATCAGGGAACCACCAGTTCACGCAGTATCCTGTTTGACGAGCAGGCAAACATTGTCGCTACAGCGCAGCAGGAGTTCCCACAGATATTTCCACATTCCGGCTGGGTGGAACATGATCCCGAAGCCATCTGGCAGAGCCAACTTCACACACTGCGTAGCGTGCTGCACAAGGCAGGAGTCAGTGCAGCACAAGTGGCCTCCATCGGCATCACCAACCAGCGTGAAACCACGGTAGTCTGGGATCGGCAAACCGGCTATCCCATCTACAATGCCATTGTCTGGCAGGACCGGCGCACCGCAGATCATTGCGAGCAATTAAGACAGGCTGGCCATGAAGCGCTGTTTCGTGAGCGTACTGGTCTGGTGCTGGACCCTTACTTCTCCGGTACCAAACTGGCCTGGCTGCTGGACCATGTGCCTGGCGCACGCGCTCAGGCCCAAGCCGGTAAGCTGGCTTTCGGCACCATTGACAGCTGGCTGACGTGGCGGCTTAGCGGAGGGCGCAGTCATGTCACGGACGTGAGCAATGCATCACGCACCCTGATGTTCGATATTCACAGAGGGTGTTGGGACGACGACCTGCTGGCCCTCCTCAACATCCCGCGCGGCATGCTGCCCGAAGTAAGGCCTTCCTGTGCACCAATGGGGGTACTGGATGTCTCACTGCTGGGGACCGCAGTCCCGATAGGAGGTATGGCTGGCGACCAACAGGCGGCTTTGTTCGGGCAAGGTTGTCACCAGCCGGGTATGGCCAAGAATACATACGGTACCGGCTGCTTCATGCTGCTACAAACGGGTTCTGAAGCACGAGTATCGACCCATGGCTTGCTGACTACGGCGGCGGCGCAGTTCGGCGATCAACCGCATTACGCCTTGGAGGGCAGCGTGTTCATGGGTGGCGCCGTGGTGCAATGGCTGCGTGATGGCCTCGGCATCATTGAGCATGCTGCCGAGATCGAGAGTCTGGCCAACTCGGTGCCGGACAGTGGCGGTGTCTATCTGGTTCCTGCCTTTACCGGATTGGGGGCGCCGCACTGGGACCCGCATGCACGTGGAGGTTTGCTGGGCCTCTCCCGTGGCACGAACCGTGCGCACATTGCCCGCGCGGCGCTGGAAGCGATTGCATTCCAGTCTGCTGAGCTGCTGCTGGCCATGCAAGCCGATGCGTCTCAGCCTGTGACGGAATTGCGTGTCGATGGTGGCGCCGCCGCCAACGCGACCCTGCTGCAGTTCCAGGCAGATCTGCTGGGGATACCCGTCTTGCGTCCCAAGGTGCTGGAAACCACGGCATTGGGTGCGGCTTATCTGGCAGGTCTGCAAGCCGGTGTATGGCAGGGGCTGGATGAATTGCAGTCACAATGGCAGCTGGACCACCGGTTTGAACCACGCATGAGTCGCGATGAGGCGCAGCAGCGTCTGGCCGGCTGGTTGAAAGCGGTCGGGCGGGTAGGGGCGTGGGCCACCTGA
- a CDS encoding ABC transporter ATP-binding protein — protein sequence MHIDRVSCGYAANTVLEQISFTLAAGQVGCLLGPSGCGKTTLLRAIAGLEPVRHGEIRLGEQLLSAPDYQLAAQQRGIGLVFQDFALFPHLSVADNIAFGLFNQAKIQQRQRVADMLTLVGLEGYAQAMPHQLSGGQQQRVALARALAPRPRLLLLDEPFSSLDVSLRQQLGQEVRRILKASATTALLVTHDQQEAFILADEVGVMMRGSLLQWAPPYQLYHQPATHQVADFIGEQVWLLGEVQPDGCVLTELGRLCTQSACVTAAAGSAGELVDVLIRPDDVVHQDDAPLRAVVVNKQFRGAEFLYQLQLPSGQLLLALVPSHHDHQLGEAIGIVLAADHVVTFRRS from the coding sequence TTGCATATTGACCGTGTCAGCTGTGGCTATGCCGCAAACACGGTACTGGAACAGATCAGCTTCACCCTGGCGGCCGGTCAGGTGGGGTGCTTGCTCGGGCCATCGGGTTGCGGCAAGACCACCTTGTTGCGGGCCATTGCAGGGCTGGAGCCGGTGCGCCATGGGGAAATCCGGCTGGGGGAGCAATTGCTGTCTGCTCCCGATTATCAACTGGCGGCGCAGCAACGCGGCATCGGCCTGGTGTTTCAGGATTTTGCGCTGTTCCCGCATCTGAGTGTGGCGGACAATATTGCGTTTGGCTTGTTCAATCAAGCAAAAATCCAGCAGCGTCAGCGTGTCGCGGACATGCTGACGCTGGTTGGGCTGGAGGGCTACGCACAGGCCATGCCGCATCAGCTTTCCGGGGGGCAGCAGCAGCGGGTCGCACTGGCGAGGGCGCTTGCGCCCCGGCCCCGCTTGTTGCTGCTGGATGAGCCCTTCTCCAGTCTGGACGTGAGCCTGCGGCAGCAGCTGGGGCAAGAGGTGCGCCGCATTCTCAAGGCCAGTGCCACCACGGCGCTGCTGGTGACCCACGACCAACAGGAGGCCTTTATCCTGGCGGATGAGGTGGGGGTCATGATGCGTGGCAGCCTGCTGCAGTGGGCACCGCCGTACCAGCTTTACCATCAGCCCGCCACCCACCAGGTTGCGGACTTCATCGGTGAGCAAGTCTGGCTTCTGGGGGAGGTCCAGCCTGATGGCTGCGTGCTGACCGAGCTGGGGCGGCTGTGTACCCAGTCTGCCTGCGTGACCGCTGCGGCAGGTAGCGCCGGTGAGCTGGTAGATGTGTTGATTCGCCCGGATGATGTGGTGCACCAGGATGATGCCCCCTTGCGTGCCGTGGTGGTCAACAAGCAGTTCCGGGGCGCTGAGTTCCTCTATCAGCTGCAGTTGCCCAGCGGCCAGTTGCTGCTGGCGCTGGTGCCTAGCCATCACGACCATCAGCTTGGCGAAGCCATTGGTATCGTGCTGGCGGCAGACCACGTGGTGACCTTCCGCCGGTCCTGA
- a CDS encoding DeoR/GlpR family DNA-binding transcription regulator — protein sequence MLLNPRQQQLLEQIRQHGFVSVEALAQHFSVTMQTIRRDINQLAEQNLLRRYHGGAGLPSSVENIAYNRRQVLNSDEKRSIATAVAAQVQDGQSLILNIGTTTEEVARALVQHRNLSVITNNLNVAATLADNPEHEVIVTGGVVRARDRGITGEATIDFLRQFKVDIGIIGVSSIENDGTLRDFDYREVKVAQTIIEQSRQVWLVADNSKFSREALVRLGHISQVDALFTDAPIPEALQAVIREAGTQVFITAQVGAATAP from the coding sequence ATGCTGCTCAACCCCAGACAGCAACAGCTGCTAGAACAGATTCGTCAGCACGGTTTTGTATCGGTCGAAGCGCTGGCCCAGCATTTCAGTGTCACCATGCAAACCATCCGCCGCGACATCAACCAGCTGGCAGAGCAAAACCTGCTGCGTCGCTATCATGGGGGGGCTGGCCTGCCCTCCAGCGTGGAGAACATTGCCTACAACCGGCGACAGGTGTTGAACAGCGATGAGAAGCGCAGCATTGCCACCGCCGTTGCCGCTCAAGTGCAGGATGGCCAGTCACTGATCCTCAATATCGGCACCACTACCGAAGAAGTTGCCCGCGCGCTGGTACAGCACCGCAACCTGTCGGTCATCACCAACAACCTCAATGTGGCGGCGACCCTGGCGGATAACCCCGAGCATGAAGTCATCGTGACCGGCGGGGTGGTCCGCGCTCGAGACCGGGGAATCACCGGCGAGGCCACCATCGACTTTCTGCGACAATTCAAGGTGGATATCGGCATCATCGGCGTATCCAGCATTGAGAACGATGGTACTTTGCGGGATTTTGATTACCGTGAGGTGAAGGTCGCGCAGACCATCATCGAGCAGTCACGTCAGGTGTGGCTGGTGGCCGACAACAGCAAATTCAGCCGCGAGGCACTGGTTCGCCTCGGGCATATCAGTCAGGTGGATGCCCTGTTTACCGATGCGCCGATTCCGGAAGCCCTGCAAGCGGTGATTCGCGAGGCCGGTACCCAGGTCTTCATTACCGCGCAGGTGGGCGCAGCAACCGCGCCGTGA
- a CDS encoding YcnI family copper-binding membrane protein: protein MILSRIALSLTGAVLFPLAAQAHVTLEQGSAEAGKSYKAVLRIPHGCDGSATTGIQVTLPDGVRQAKPMPHAGWSVQVVKEKLAQPYDWHGDTITEDVRRIRWQGGNLPDAYYDEFVFRIQLPPDAGKTLYFKVKQQCEKGEIDWAAVPGDSSGNDHPAASLKLLPPASSGH from the coding sequence ATGATTCTTTCCCGCATTGCATTGTCCCTGACCGGCGCGGTCTTGTTCCCGCTTGCTGCACAAGCCCATGTCACCCTGGAGCAAGGCAGCGCCGAAGCTGGGAAAAGCTACAAGGCGGTACTGCGCATTCCCCATGGCTGCGATGGCAGTGCCACGACGGGTATCCAGGTGACCTTGCCCGACGGTGTACGGCAGGCCAAGCCGATGCCACACGCGGGCTGGAGTGTGCAGGTCGTGAAGGAAAAGCTGGCGCAGCCTTACGACTGGCATGGTGACACCATCACCGAGGACGTTCGCCGCATCCGCTGGCAAGGCGGCAACCTGCCGGATGCGTATTACGACGAATTTGTGTTCCGCATCCAGCTTCCGCCGGATGCCGGGAAAACGCTGTACTTCAAGGTCAAGCAACAGTGTGAGAAAGGTGAAATCGACTGGGCAGCAGTGCCGGGCGACAGCAGCGGCAATGACCATCCGGCAGCGAGTCTGAAGCTGCTGCCCCCCGCCAGCAGCGGCCACTAA
- a CDS encoding DUF1289 domain-containing protein: MPAERPDSPCVALCSTALGDEVCVGCGRTFQEVAQWVAMDATAREQVWQRLEQHWQARGLPAPWLQRG, from the coding sequence ATGCCCGCTGAACGTCCGGATTCTCCCTGTGTGGCCCTGTGCTCAACGGCACTGGGTGATGAGGTGTGCGTGGGGTGCGGGCGCACCTTTCAAGAGGTGGCGCAATGGGTGGCCATGGATGCAACGGCCCGTGAGCAAGTGTGGCAACGCTTGGAACAGCATTGGCAAGCGCGTGGGCTGCCAGCCCCTTGGTTGCAACGCGGCTGA
- a CDS encoding ABC transporter permease yields the protein MSGRLLTLLATLAGVLVLLPVLAVLSGFLVAEPAVWQHLREYVLPHVLPNTLWLWLGVMLGSLLLGASLAWATVAWDYPGRRWLSFALMLPLAMPTYILAFVYLGWTEYGAWLPTLWREAGWGAFPLSRGRMLTILCMVMGYYPYVYLIARQAFLTQGQRLQEVARSLGAGRWRVWWRVSLPLALPWLLGGSMLVSMETLADYGTVAIFNYDTLTTAIYKTWFGLFSKAGAMQLATVLLLLVALLLLTEYLLLRRLRFDLGGRSSQHFQPRALQGAMRYLMPCLLLLVLLPVFILPLAQLIGWSWDQVRAEWDEAYWALTWNAVRLSLMAAMLVTLMATALVLAGRRHASVGFKLWSRMATLGYALPGAVLAVGFYWPFTMLDQWLLTSARALGLHADAVLRGTVLALLLAYAARFMAVAYKPVEGASQRLTRSVEESARLLGMRGWRLLSRLYAPLLAGGMGTAMMLVFIDVMKEIPITLLMRPFGWDTLATKIFEYTSEGQWTLAALPSLTLVLAGLLPVGLLFRTLNRMSSSSPPPGP from the coding sequence GTGTCAGGGCGGTTGCTGACACTGCTGGCCACCCTGGCGGGAGTGCTGGTGCTCCTGCCCGTGCTGGCGGTGCTCAGCGGTTTCCTGGTGGCGGAACCGGCGGTTTGGCAGCACTTGCGTGAGTATGTGCTGCCCCATGTGCTGCCCAATACCCTCTGGCTATGGTTAGGGGTGATGTTGGGCAGCTTGCTGCTGGGCGCCTCGCTGGCGTGGGCCACGGTAGCCTGGGATTATCCGGGGCGGCGCTGGCTGAGCTTTGCCTTGATGCTGCCGCTGGCCATGCCCACCTACATTCTGGCCTTTGTCTATCTGGGCTGGACTGAGTATGGGGCCTGGCTCCCGACGCTATGGCGTGAGGCAGGCTGGGGCGCTTTCCCCTTGAGCCGTGGAAGGATGCTCACCATCCTGTGCATGGTGATGGGCTATTACCCTTACGTCTATCTGATTGCGCGGCAGGCTTTCCTGACGCAAGGCCAGCGCTTGCAAGAAGTTGCCCGATCGCTGGGGGCCGGTCGCTGGCGAGTCTGGTGGCGGGTGTCTTTGCCGCTGGCTTTGCCCTGGCTGCTGGGTGGCAGCATGCTGGTGTCGATGGAAACACTGGCAGACTATGGTACGGTCGCCATCTTCAATTACGACACACTGACCACCGCCATCTACAAAACCTGGTTTGGGCTCTTCTCCAAGGCGGGTGCCATGCAATTGGCCACCGTGCTATTGCTGCTGGTGGCGCTGTTGTTGCTCACGGAGTATCTGCTGTTACGGCGGTTGCGCTTTGATCTCGGCGGGCGCAGCAGCCAGCATTTCCAGCCCCGAGCCTTGCAGGGGGCAATGCGCTATCTGATGCCGTGCCTGTTGTTGCTGGTGTTACTGCCGGTGTTTATTCTGCCCCTGGCACAGTTGATCGGCTGGAGCTGGGACCAGGTGCGGGCGGAGTGGGACGAAGCATACTGGGCGCTCACCTGGAATGCGGTGCGTCTGAGCCTGATGGCGGCGATGCTGGTCACGCTGATGGCGACGGCACTGGTGCTGGCGGGGCGACGCCATGCCTCGGTAGGTTTCAAGCTCTGGTCACGCATGGCAACGTTGGGCTACGCCTTGCCGGGCGCCGTGCTGGCGGTCGGTTTCTACTGGCCGTTTACAATGCTGGACCAGTGGCTGCTGACCAGCGCTAGAGCGCTGGGCCTGCACGCCGACGCGGTATTGCGCGGAACCGTGCTTGCATTGCTGCTGGCGTATGCAGCACGCTTTATGGCGGTGGCCTACAAGCCGGTGGAGGGTGCCAGCCAGCGGTTGACGCGAAGTGTAGAGGAGTCTGCCCGTCTGCTGGGCATGCGCGGGTGGCGTTTGCTCTCCCGACTCTACGCCCCCCTGCTGGCAGGGGGAATGGGCACAGCCATGATGCTGGTGTTCATTGATGTGATGAAGGAAATTCCCATCACTTTGCTGATGCGCCCGTTTGGCTGGGATACACTGGCCACCAAAATTTTTGAATATACCTCAGAAGGGCAGTGGACCCTGGCGGCCTTGCCTTCCTTGACCCTGGTGCTGGCGGGCTTGCTGCCGGTTGGCCTGTTGTTCCGCACCCTGAACCGGATGAGTTCATCATCACCCCCTCCTGGCCCATGA
- a CDS encoding tRNA dihydrouridine synthase translates to MRLVLAPMEGLADNVMRDALTRVPGVDWCVSEFIRVTGSLLPRRTFTRVVPELRNAARTRSGVPVRVQLLGSDPVSLADNAARAAELGAPVVDLNFGCPAKTVNRHRGGAVLLEEPELLFQIMSEVRKTVPAQVPVTAKMRLGVNDTTPAIAAAQALCSGGAAELVVHARTKQQGYRPPAHWEWIARIAEQVTVPVIANGEIWSVADYLRCRQVSGLQDVMIGRGLVARPDLALQIRSAAGEVALWHWADMLPILADFFAEVRRKVEPKHAPGRLKQWLGYLRRSYPEAESLYGELRTLLDPDAITARLLRPPAR, encoded by the coding sequence ATGCGGCTGGTATTGGCCCCGATGGAAGGGCTGGCAGACAATGTCATGCGGGATGCGCTGACTCGGGTGCCGGGTGTGGACTGGTGCGTCAGCGAGTTCATCCGCGTGACGGGTAGCCTGCTGCCAAGACGTACCTTTACCCGTGTCGTGCCAGAGCTGCGTAACGCGGCCCGCACCCGTAGTGGGGTGCCGGTACGGGTGCAACTGCTGGGGAGCGATCCGGTCAGCCTGGCGGATAATGCTGCGCGTGCCGCCGAGCTGGGCGCGCCGGTGGTGGACCTCAACTTTGGCTGCCCGGCCAAAACCGTCAACCGTCACCGTGGTGGCGCCGTCCTGCTGGAAGAGCCGGAGCTGCTGTTCCAGATCATGAGTGAAGTGCGCAAGACGGTGCCAGCCCAGGTGCCGGTTACGGCCAAGATGCGGCTAGGAGTCAACGACACAACCCCTGCTATTGCGGCAGCACAGGCACTCTGCAGCGGCGGGGCGGCGGAACTGGTGGTGCATGCGCGCACCAAACAGCAAGGTTACCGCCCGCCTGCACATTGGGAATGGATCGCCCGTATTGCGGAGCAGGTCACGGTTCCGGTGATTGCCAATGGCGAGATCTGGAGTGTGGCGGATTATTTGCGCTGTCGGCAGGTCAGCGGCCTGCAGGACGTGATGATCGGACGTGGTCTGGTGGCCCGGCCTGACTTGGCCTTGCAGATTCGGTCAGCTGCAGGCGAAGTAGCGCTATGGCACTGGGCAGACATGCTGCCCATTCTGGCGGACTTTTTCGCCGAGGTGCGCCGCAAGGTCGAGCCCAAGCATGCGCCTGGACGTCTCAAACAATGGCTGGGTTACCTGCGCCGCAGTTACCCGGAGGCGGAGTCGTTGTACGGCGAATTGCGTACCCTGCTGGACCCGGATGCCATCACGGCGCGGTTGCTGCGCCCACCTGCGCGGTAA